The Halalkalibaculum roseum genome window below encodes:
- a CDS encoding LolA family protein: MNLTNLKVDFSLLIGAALLVLTVALLNPVAAQQSAFDKLKQRFDNGEIFHAEFQHQYIDSYTQDTVSNKGSIWVGEDKYKVRTQNQSVVVDGETSMVFDDSRNRVILSKYEPAEDDFAPSRILNGADSTYAIESQERQDGKVFINLVSEDPFSVFQAVEITLNTDLMPLRIFAKDQADNLITTSFKEGKFIAPEQGMFNLDYPEGAEIVDMRNQP, encoded by the coding sequence ATGAACTTGACGAATTTGAAGGTTGATTTTTCTTTACTAATTGGTGCCGCACTGCTTGTACTGACAGTAGCTCTATTGAATCCGGTTGCTGCCCAGCAGTCGGCTTTCGATAAGCTAAAGCAACGTTTTGACAACGGTGAGATATTCCATGCCGAGTTCCAGCACCAATATATCGATTCCTATACCCAGGATACCGTTTCCAATAAAGGCTCTATCTGGGTAGGGGAAGATAAGTACAAGGTACGGACCCAAAACCAGTCGGTCGTCGTCGATGGCGAAACATCCATGGTTTTTGATGACAGCCGTAACCGGGTAATTCTCAGCAAATACGAACCCGCGGAAGATGATTTTGCCCCCTCCCGTATATTAAACGGGGCTGACTCTACTTACGCCATCGAGAGTCAGGAGAGGCAAGACGGCAAGGTTTTCATAAACTTGGTTTCAGAAGATCCCTTTTCCGTATTCCAGGCGGTTGAAATCACTCTCAACACTGATCTGATGCCGCTGCGTATTTTCGCCAAAGACCAGGCCGACAACCTGATTACTACCTCGTTTAAAGAAGGAAAATTTATTGCACCTGAACAGGGCATGTTTAACCTTGATTACCCGGAAGGTGCTGAAATTGTGGATATGCGTAACCAGCCATAA
- a CDS encoding HU family DNA-binding protein, producing the protein MDQKFLGAFSEILREEIAKKNEVSVDGLGVFKPEHKKQYQKQFDDGRVVMMPPKDLITFVADKKLMNDSE; encoded by the coding sequence ATGGATCAAAAATTTTTAGGGGCTTTTTCGGAGATACTCAGAGAAGAGATTGCGAAAAAAAATGAGGTTTCAGTAGACGGATTGGGTGTGTTCAAACCCGAGCACAAGAAACAGTACCAGAAGCAGTTTGATGACGGCAGAGTGGTCATGATGCCTCCTAAAGATTTAATTACATTTGTTGCCGATAAAAAGTTGATGAATGACAGTGAATAG
- a CDS encoding lysylphosphatidylglycerol synthase transmembrane domain-containing protein — protein sequence MFRKTFKIGLALVLGGIFLWLAFRNVNLQELWEYARNISYGWILPLALTSLGSHFLRAERWRLLIEHDKKDLSRVTLISGVMVGYLLNIVGPRLGEVSRPVYVAKREGLSSSKLMGTIVLERIIDLATMIFLMVVVSVYLVADLSLLRQIFGDETVHFLTEGYTMVTVLWVLFFTGFILLMVYLTIKAARALGRRFENVQVWVERIEEAVIMFKDGLLSVREVQRWWLFIFYTLLIWFGYTLMTYIPFWMFNMQEVYQLGFLDALVITVISAIGIAIPSPGGIGTYHYFVKQTLLVLFAVPAVVGLAYATITHASMILIVSCFTPVFLAIDKFLAAKRGDPLF from the coding sequence ATGTTTAGAAAAACGTTCAAAATAGGCCTTGCTCTGGTATTAGGCGGGATCTTTTTGTGGCTTGCTTTCCGTAATGTCAACCTTCAGGAGCTTTGGGAATATGCACGCAATATCAGCTATGGCTGGATTTTGCCTTTGGCACTGACATCCCTTGGCAGTCACTTTTTAAGGGCCGAGCGCTGGCGCCTTCTTATCGAGCACGACAAAAAAGATCTCAGCCGGGTCACGCTAATATCCGGAGTGATGGTGGGATACCTGCTCAACATTGTGGGTCCCCGTTTAGGTGAAGTCAGCCGTCCTGTCTATGTTGCAAAACGTGAAGGTTTGAGCTCGTCGAAACTGATGGGCACCATTGTACTGGAACGGATCATCGATCTGGCCACCATGATATTCCTGATGGTGGTGGTCTCTGTTTACCTCGTAGCTGACCTTTCGCTTTTGAGGCAGATATTCGGGGATGAGACGGTGCATTTCCTAACGGAAGGTTATACCATGGTAACGGTGCTTTGGGTGCTGTTCTTCACAGGTTTTATCCTTTTAATGGTTTATTTGACAATTAAGGCGGCAAGAGCACTGGGAAGACGCTTTGAAAATGTTCAGGTATGGGTAGAACGAATAGAAGAAGCGGTCATCATGTTCAAGGACGGTCTGCTTTCGGTACGTGAAGTACAGCGCTGGTGGCTCTTCATATTTTATACTCTTCTTATATGGTTCGGTTATACGCTAATGACCTACATTCCATTCTGGATGTTTAACATGCAGGAGGTCTACCAGCTGGGGTTCCTTGATGCCCTTGTGATAACCGTCATCTCTGCAATCGGTATTGCTATACCTTCACCCGGCGGCATTGGTACCTATCACTACTTTGTTAAGCAGACTCTTTTGGTGCTGTTTGCGGTGCCTGCTGTAGTCGGATTGGCTTATGCTACCATAACGCATGCTTCCATGATACTTATTGTAAGCTGCTTTACCCCCGTTTTTCTGGCTATCGACAAGTTTTTGGCAGCCAAAAGAGGTGATCCCTTATTCTGA
- a CDS encoding Mrp/NBP35 family ATP-binding protein — MSINKQQVRTALTHVMHPEMGKDLVTLNTIEDLIVQDKFIAFTIDLPEKNPKLDNKLKEMCREAIHKYVDSEAVLDITTAVNISKFRDDSEQQESEAFPGQGHRKKKEEQEPDEILGGVDNVIAVASGKGGVGKSTVAVNLACGLARTGAKVGLLDTDIYGPSIPTMFGTHERPNITAQKKLIPLEKHGVKFLSMGLLVDPDQAMIWRGPMVTSAVKQFMQEVEWGELDYLVLDLPPGTGDIQLTLVQTVPLTGAVVVSTPQTVALDDARKGVAMFKKVNVPVLGIVENMAYFIPPDMPEKKYYIFGKHGARNLAERMGSNFLGEIPLEQSVRESGDDGKPIVLEENLESESARAFVELSNNVIQQLAIRNKEQDPTQKIDIKIKP; from the coding sequence ATGTCTATTAATAAACAACAAGTACGCACTGCCCTTACCCATGTAATGCACCCGGAAATGGGTAAGGATCTTGTGACCCTGAACACGATTGAAGACCTGATCGTACAGGACAAATTCATCGCTTTTACCATTGACCTCCCTGAGAAAAATCCGAAGCTTGACAACAAGCTGAAGGAGATGTGCCGGGAAGCCATACACAAGTATGTAGACAGTGAAGCGGTTTTGGATATTACAACGGCAGTAAATATTTCCAAATTCAGGGACGATTCCGAACAGCAAGAATCAGAAGCCTTTCCCGGGCAGGGCCACCGCAAGAAAAAAGAAGAACAGGAGCCGGATGAAATACTGGGCGGGGTAGACAATGTCATTGCTGTTGCCTCGGGTAAAGGTGGCGTCGGTAAATCAACCGTGGCCGTCAACCTGGCGTGCGGACTCGCAAGAACTGGAGCTAAAGTAGGTCTGCTGGATACCGACATTTACGGACCCAGTATTCCGACCATGTTCGGCACCCATGAACGTCCGAATATCACGGCCCAGAAAAAGCTTATTCCGCTTGAAAAACACGGGGTCAAATTTCTATCCATGGGCCTTTTGGTGGATCCTGACCAAGCCATGATCTGGCGCGGGCCGATGGTGACAAGTGCTGTAAAACAGTTTATGCAGGAAGTTGAATGGGGCGAACTCGATTACCTGGTGCTGGACCTTCCTCCGGGAACCGGTGATATTCAGCTTACCCTGGTTCAGACAGTCCCATTGACCGGCGCTGTTGTAGTTTCAACGCCGCAAACCGTTGCACTTGACGATGCCCGAAAAGGAGTTGCCATGTTTAAAAAAGTAAATGTACCGGTGCTGGGTATCGTAGAAAATATGGCCTATTTCATTCCACCGGATATGCCTGAAAAGAAATACTACATCTTCGGAAAACACGGAGCACGAAATCTTGCGGAGCGTATGGGGTCGAACTTCCTGGGAGAAATACCGCTGGAGCAGTCGGTTAGAGAGAGCGGTGATGACGGCAAGCCAATTGTACTGGAAGAAAATCTGGAATCAGAGTCGGCACGTGCCTTTGTAGAGCTATCCAACAATGTAATTCAGCAGCTGGCTATACGAAATAAGGAACAGGATCCTACCCAAAAGATCGATATCAAGATCAAACCGTAA
- a CDS encoding FtsK/SpoIIIE family DNA translocase, with the protein MAKKSSSGKLTSGLSESRKLEILGILIMAIGALLALSIITYNSADYALIQSLSTDTIFTVDEGPALRIQNGLGVVGAYLSYVFVYLLFGYTSIIIPILILSYGWFIFRGFDVKQLLWPTAYGIWTMVLLSTILGWVYNRYEAYSSVWNGSAGIAMSRVLENITGIGSIVILGVLFVVTVLMLLDRDLQKTVDFIKSTVAEWKEKQAEKREERAQKKAEKAKQKQEQQEIEAQRQAEQKMKQRQASTQARQNSEPAKEQSIDDIVERSQEEDLERMRQQKEEVKDLDQRPRAIIDKGEAEKVVDEEEDDVDIAVYVGKGDEEADAKELDRQNKDKAKEVPEIKYKFPTIDLLDSPPHEGNEVDLEEIKENKRIILDKLKRHKIEILSINAIVGPTVTLYELEPAPDVKISKIESYANDLKMATAAHGLRIIAPIPGRSAVGIEVPNGARETVYIKSVINTKRFVETDMELPVAFGKTIENEVFLVDLTRMPHLLIAGATGSGKTVGINTIITCLLYKCHPDNLKFVMIDPKKIELSLFRNIERHFLATLPGAEEPIVTDTTKAQETLESLTKEMDERYDLLKMAMVRDIKDYNRKYEEGDLDEELGHRHLPYIVVVIDELADLMMTAGKQIEEPIARLAQLARAVGIHLVVATQRPSVNVITGTIKANFPARIAYQVASKVDSRTILDTGGADQLIGRGDMLFTNGGGMTRIQNAFVSTEEVEKITAFIGNQMGYKHPYHLPVIEDEDGVSDIPDPLEDIDEYFEAAAKIVVLHQQGSVSLLQRKLKIGYNRAGRIIDQLYNAGVVGPYQGSTARDVLVDDEDELEQLLDELDEFEG; encoded by the coding sequence ATGGCAAAGAAAAGTAGTTCAGGAAAACTTACGAGCGGCTTATCAGAATCCCGTAAGCTGGAAATCCTGGGGATATTAATCATGGCTATCGGCGCGCTGCTGGCCTTGAGCATTATTACCTACAACAGCGCGGATTACGCCCTGATCCAATCGCTTTCTACAGATACCATTTTTACAGTTGATGAGGGTCCCGCCCTACGTATACAGAATGGATTGGGTGTTGTTGGAGCCTATTTGTCATACGTATTTGTTTACCTGCTCTTCGGCTATACCAGCATCATTATTCCGATACTCATTCTCAGTTACGGCTGGTTTATCTTTCGCGGTTTTGATGTGAAACAGCTTTTATGGCCGACCGCCTATGGAATATGGACGATGGTTCTGCTCTCAACAATCTTAGGCTGGGTCTATAATCGATACGAGGCCTACTCTTCGGTATGGAACGGTTCTGCAGGAATAGCCATGTCGCGGGTACTTGAAAACATCACAGGAATCGGGTCTATCGTTATTTTGGGAGTGTTGTTTGTCGTCACAGTTTTGATGCTGCTCGATCGCGACCTCCAAAAAACAGTAGATTTCATTAAAAGTACGGTTGCTGAATGGAAGGAAAAACAGGCCGAAAAGAGGGAAGAACGTGCCCAAAAGAAGGCGGAAAAAGCAAAGCAAAAGCAGGAACAGCAGGAAATCGAAGCTCAGCGCCAGGCAGAGCAGAAGATGAAGCAGCGACAGGCTTCGACTCAGGCCCGTCAGAATTCGGAGCCTGCCAAAGAGCAGTCAATCGATGACATTGTTGAGCGTTCCCAGGAAGAAGATCTGGAACGCATGCGACAGCAGAAGGAAGAAGTTAAGGATCTTGATCAACGACCCCGTGCTATTATTGACAAAGGAGAAGCGGAAAAAGTAGTCGACGAAGAGGAAGATGATGTAGACATTGCTGTTTATGTTGGGAAGGGTGATGAAGAGGCCGATGCCAAAGAGCTGGATCGCCAGAATAAGGACAAGGCCAAAGAAGTACCGGAAATCAAATATAAATTTCCGACCATCGACCTGCTGGATTCACCCCCGCATGAGGGTAATGAAGTGGATCTGGAAGAGATTAAAGAGAACAAGCGTATCATTCTCGACAAGCTCAAAAGGCACAAGATCGAGATACTCAGTATTAATGCCATCGTAGGTCCAACAGTAACGCTTTATGAACTTGAACCGGCCCCCGACGTCAAGATCAGCAAGATCGAGAGCTATGCGAACGACCTGAAAATGGCTACAGCTGCTCACGGGCTTCGCATCATTGCGCCGATACCCGGGCGATCGGCTGTTGGTATTGAGGTGCCTAACGGGGCACGGGAAACGGTTTATATCAAGTCGGTCATCAATACTAAACGTTTTGTGGAAACCGATATGGAGCTGCCGGTTGCCTTCGGTAAAACGATTGAAAACGAGGTGTTTCTGGTTGATCTCACCCGGATGCCTCACCTGCTCATTGCCGGTGCGACCGGTTCGGGTAAAACGGTAGGTATCAATACCATCATCACCTGTCTGCTTTACAAGTGTCACCCGGACAATTTGAAATTCGTGATGATTGATCCGAAGAAGATTGAACTATCGCTTTTCCGAAATATTGAGCGCCATTTTCTGGCAACCCTTCCGGGTGCGGAGGAGCCTATTGTTACCGATACAACCAAGGCCCAGGAGACACTGGAGAGTCTCACCAAGGAGATGGATGAACGGTACGATCTTTTGAAGATGGCCATGGTTCGTGATATCAAAGACTATAACAGGAAATATGAAGAAGGTGACTTGGACGAAGAACTTGGACACCGTCACTTGCCTTATATTGTGGTTGTCATTGATGAGCTGGCTGACTTGATGATGACGGCCGGCAAGCAGATTGAGGAACCCATTGCCCGTCTTGCCCAGCTGGCCAGGGCCGTAGGCATTCACCTTGTGGTTGCAACCCAGCGTCCCTCAGTGAATGTAATTACCGGTACCATAAAGGCGAACTTTCCCGCACGGATTGCCTACCAGGTGGCATCAAAAGTTGACTCCAGAACCATTTTGGATACCGGCGGCGCGGACCAACTGATCGGACGCGGAGATATGCTTTTTACCAACGGAGGAGGCATGACGCGTATTCAGAACGCTTTTGTGTCTACCGAAGAGGTGGAGAAGATTACCGCTTTTATCGGTAATCAAATGGGATACAAGCATCCGTATCACTTACCCGTTATAGAGGACGAAGATGGAGTGAGCGACATCCCGGATCCTCTGGAAGATATTGATGAATATTTTGAAGCAGCTGCAAAAATTGTAGTGCTTCACCAGCAAGGCTCGGTATCGCTGCTTCAGCGCAAACTGAAGATAGGCTACAATCGTGCCGGAAGGATCATTGATCAGTTGTATAACGCCGGGGTGGTTGGTCCTTACCAGGGCAGTACCGCACGCGATGTACTGGTGGATGATGAAGATGAATTAGAACAATTACTTGATGAACTTGACGAATTTGAAGGTTGA
- a CDS encoding 2-phosphosulfolactate phosphatase: MIKELEVFTSATSFQEDEMRGKTAVMIDVLRASSTIVTALANGAKGVIPVADMGAGSKISQSMDTENILLCGEKDGEKIEGYDLGNSPFEYTPELVNGKTIILNTTNGTKALMRASHARHITVGSFLNLGSVVEYLKDKERIILVCAGWRGRLSLEDLLCAGNIIYELTSGELPDTAFDGAKVAFGLYEKFGDDIEKTVLSSNHAHRLQDIVGTEDLSYCSRVNAMDVLPVMKEGIITDFHGKEK; this comes from the coding sequence ATGATTAAAGAGCTTGAAGTATTCACTTCGGCTACCTCTTTTCAGGAAGACGAGATGCGAGGTAAGACCGCGGTGATGATTGATGTGTTACGAGCCAGCTCAACCATTGTGACGGCACTTGCCAATGGGGCCAAGGGTGTAATACCTGTAGCCGATATGGGAGCAGGCAGCAAAATTTCCCAAAGCATGGATACGGAAAATATTCTGCTTTGCGGTGAAAAGGATGGGGAGAAAATTGAAGGATATGACCTTGGCAATTCCCCGTTTGAATATACACCTGAGCTTGTCAATGGCAAGACGATTATCCTGAATACTACCAACGGTACCAAAGCGCTGATGCGTGCCTCGCATGCCCGGCATATCACGGTAGGCAGTTTTCTGAACCTGGGAAGCGTGGTTGAATACCTGAAGGATAAAGAACGAATAATTTTGGTTTGCGCAGGCTGGAGAGGGCGTTTGTCTCTGGAAGATTTACTTTGCGCTGGTAACATTATTTACGAACTTACGAGCGGTGAATTGCCCGATACAGCCTTTGACGGGGCTAAAGTAGCTTTTGGCCTTTACGAAAAATTTGGTGATGATATAGAGAAAACGGTGCTTTCTTCCAATCATGCCCACAGGTTGCAGGATATCGTGGGTACGGAAGATTTGTCTTATTGCAGCAGGGTTAACGCAATGGATGTACTGCCCGTAATGAAAGAAGGAATTATTACAGATTTTCATGGCAAAGAAAAGTAG
- a CDS encoding VOC family protein, whose product MEQRDNVIAWVEIPTNNLDRARKFYEAIFETELQPMELGNGLKMAMFPVKEGGVGGALCEHKDFYTPSHEGPLVYLSAEPDLQQVLDRIKKQGGKELVPKTQISEDYGYMAVFEDCEGNRVALHSSS is encoded by the coding sequence ATGGAGCAACGGGATAATGTAATCGCATGGGTAGAAATACCGACCAATAATCTTGACAGGGCAAGGAAGTTTTACGAAGCCATATTTGAGACGGAATTACAGCCCATGGAGCTGGGAAACGGCCTTAAAATGGCCATGTTTCCGGTGAAGGAAGGAGGTGTCGGTGGCGCACTGTGCGAGCATAAGGATTTTTATACACCAAGTCATGAAGGTCCATTGGTATATTTAAGCGCCGAGCCGGATCTGCAACAGGTATTGGATCGCATCAAGAAGCAGGGAGGCAAAGAGCTGGTACCCAAAACCCAGATATCCGAGGATTATGGGTACATGGCCGTGTTTGAAGACTGCGAAGGAAACCGGGTGGCTCTGCACTCGAGCAGTTAA
- a CDS encoding SPOR domain-containing protein, whose translation MTVNRKKLIDLLAEKTGFEKASVEEQLDLFMNQLSAELSKGESFEVTGLGTFSLEDNGIVFQAGEKLSTEVNYKYAGMKPIELIGAYKETPDISTGRTSKDSSETESVPGVEEYSEEMDTPVETDKEIKKDIPEQPAPEKKKTAAEKEKPETPVKEEGQKVAQNVNTPKKSLKKEKKPAAAASAKPTASSKKPSSVKRKKETTDPIGKLLVAAVVVIALGISGWMFYDLGYFGTSADTGNSNGVSESAVEETLKTTPGQQENFAGEENNSAIDSVTNEKSAGMDNSSEQVDTNSTSSITSIAEASRQSAYGLRGGASPNVDDGYTIVVHSLRDEAKVRKLNEELMQSGYRTVISRANIMDTTFWRLGLGRFKTIEDAQMASQTLPSPYKSNHFIKRIQ comes from the coding sequence ATGACAGTGAATAGAAAGAAACTGATCGATTTACTGGCGGAGAAGACGGGTTTTGAAAAAGCCTCGGTAGAAGAACAGCTGGATCTTTTTATGAATCAGCTCAGTGCTGAATTATCCAAAGGAGAATCATTCGAAGTAACAGGCCTTGGGACGTTCAGCCTTGAAGATAATGGGATAGTTTTTCAGGCCGGGGAGAAGTTATCTACGGAAGTGAACTACAAGTATGCGGGTATGAAACCCATTGAGCTGATCGGGGCCTATAAGGAGACGCCCGATATTTCTACCGGCCGTACTTCAAAAGATAGCTCTGAAACAGAATCGGTTCCGGGAGTGGAGGAGTATAGCGAGGAGATGGACACACCGGTGGAAACAGACAAGGAAATCAAAAAAGATATTCCCGAGCAACCTGCACCGGAAAAGAAAAAAACTGCAGCAGAAAAAGAGAAGCCTGAAACTCCTGTAAAAGAAGAAGGTCAGAAAGTAGCGCAAAATGTAAATACGCCTAAGAAATCTTTGAAAAAAGAGAAAAAGCCGGCTGCGGCTGCCTCAGCGAAACCCACTGCTTCTTCGAAAAAGCCTTCATCTGTTAAAAGGAAAAAGGAAACAACGGATCCAATAGGGAAACTGCTCGTTGCTGCTGTGGTAGTCATTGCGCTGGGTATTTCAGGCTGGATGTTTTACGATCTGGGATATTTTGGAACTTCCGCAGACACCGGTAACAGTAACGGAGTATCGGAAAGCGCTGTGGAAGAGACCTTGAAAACCACTCCCGGGCAACAGGAAAATTTTGCAGGAGAGGAAAATAATTCGGCAATTGACTCTGTTACCAACGAGAAAAGTGCTGGTATGGATAATTCTTCGGAACAGGTTGATACGAATTCGACTTCAAGTATTACCAGCATTGCCGAAGCATCGCGTCAATCCGCATACGGATTGCGGGGAGGGGCATCGCCCAATGTGGATGACGGCTACACGATTGTAGTACATTCTCTGCGGGACGAAGCCAAAGTACGAAAGCTGAATGAAGAACTGATGCAGTCGGGTTATCGCACGGTTATTTCAAGAGCCAATATCATGGACACGACGTTTTGGAGACTAGGATTGGGCCGGTTCAAGACGATAGAAGATGCTCAAATGGCATCACAGACGCTGCCCAGTCCTTACAAGAGCAATCACTTTATCAAACGCATTCAATAA
- a CDS encoding RidA family protein — MYRLFFVFLLSVLLGCTPEKENTGSETAASTEQPDVEQRLAALGIELPEVSAPVANYVNAVRSGNLLFLAGKGPRKSDGSYITGRVTEELTLSEAQEAARLTAINQLAVLKAELGDLNKVKRIVKVNGMVNSPPGFGNQPEVINGFSDLMVEVFGERGKHARAAVGMSSLPRNIAVEVEMIVEVEE, encoded by the coding sequence ATGTATAGATTATTCTTCGTTTTTTTGTTGTCAGTTTTGTTGGGATGTACCCCTGAAAAAGAAAATACCGGATCTGAGACAGCTGCATCGACGGAGCAACCTGATGTTGAACAACGTCTGGCCGCGCTGGGAATTGAACTACCGGAAGTATCCGCACCTGTTGCCAACTACGTAAATGCCGTGCGCAGCGGCAACCTGCTATTCCTCGCCGGCAAAGGCCCGAGGAAGTCAGACGGGAGTTATATTACAGGGCGAGTGACCGAAGAACTGACCCTTTCAGAGGCACAGGAGGCAGCTCGTTTAACAGCAATAAACCAACTAGCCGTACTCAAGGCGGAACTGGGTGACCTAAATAAGGTGAAGAGAATTGTAAAGGTCAACGGCATGGTTAACAGTCCGCCCGGCTTTGGCAACCAGCCGGAAGTAATAAACGGCTTCTCTGATCTCATGGTAGAGGTATTCGGAGAACGAGGCAAACATGCCCGCGCCGCAGTAGGCATGTCATCCCTTCCGCGCAACATCGCAGTGGAAGTTGAAATGATTGTGGAAGTTGAAGAGTGA
- a CDS encoding formimidoylglutamase gives MKLQKPALEIPKTAQNDPRVGHLINTERDSAKNIRVAIIGFPSDEGVRRNNGRPGAAAAPDEIRRQLYKMTPPPEGKEQFANLLDTILDMGNLSVSVDLETSQSDLGKILAELLSEDILPIILGGGHETAFAHFLGYAESGLETAIFNLDAHTDVRNLNEGKAHSGSPFRQAMEHPGKCCSKYLVAGLQPHSVAEEHLIYIKEQGGSYVFRDETNITSISGMFHEHESDRMMVTFDMDAVDDAYAPGVSAPCTNGLHQDLWLTAAYLAGRNEQVTSFDLCEVNPSFDRDGQTARLAALTIWQFLLGLSQRW, from the coding sequence ATGAAATTGCAAAAACCGGCACTTGAAATTCCAAAGACCGCCCAAAATGATCCCAGGGTTGGACATCTGATAAACACGGAAAGGGATTCAGCAAAAAATATCAGAGTTGCCATAATTGGATTTCCATCCGATGAAGGAGTTCGCCGGAATAATGGTCGCCCGGGTGCGGCAGCAGCTCCGGATGAAATTCGTCGGCAACTGTATAAGATGACACCGCCGCCCGAAGGGAAGGAACAGTTTGCCAATCTGCTTGACACTATTTTGGATATGGGAAATCTAAGTGTATCAGTGGATCTGGAGACCTCTCAAAGTGACCTTGGAAAAATCTTAGCGGAGCTGCTCTCTGAGGATATTTTGCCGATTATTTTAGGAGGGGGTCATGAAACGGCTTTTGCTCATTTCCTGGGATATGCGGAATCCGGATTGGAGACAGCAATCTTCAACCTGGATGCCCATACGGACGTTCGTAACTTGAATGAAGGAAAGGCGCACTCCGGTTCCCCATTCAGACAAGCCATGGAACACCCCGGCAAATGCTGCAGCAAGTACCTGGTAGCCGGGCTTCAGCCTCATTCGGTTGCGGAAGAGCACCTGATCTATATCAAAGAACAGGGAGGTAGTTATGTTTTCAGGGATGAGACCAACATCACCTCTATTTCGGGCATGTTCCACGAACACGAAAGCGATAGAATGATGGTGACTTTTGATATGGATGCTGTGGACGATGCCTATGCACCGGGCGTCAGTGCTCCCTGTACCAACGGATTGCATCAAGACTTGTGGTTAACAGCAGCTTACCTCGCGGGAAGAAATGAACAAGTCACGTCATTTGACCTGTGCGAAGTAAACCCTTCTTTTGATCGCGACGGTCAAACAGCACGGCTTGCAGCATTAACCATCTGGCAATTTCTTCTGGGTCTCAGCCAGCGATGGTAG
- the gcvT gene encoding glycine cleavage system aminomethyltransferase GcvT yields MLNRTPFYDIHEKLNAKLIDFGGWEMPVQYESIKKEHNAVRNKVGMFDVSHMGEFFVFGPEALDFIQYVTINDASKLKPGKAQYSAMCYNDGGIVDDLIVYMLDYNRYMLVVNASNIEKDFDWLTNHKHYDMKLEDRSAAMCLLAVQGPDSEKVLQKLTDVNLSEIGFYNFEIGDFAGFERVILSATGYTGEKGFEIYFDREDSNPAKIWESIMEAGEEFDIEPCGLGARDTLRLEMGYALYGNDITKDTNPLEARLGWLTKLDKGDFIGREAIQKAKEEGVKKKLIGFSTEEDRSIPRAGYTIVDENGEAIGEVTSGSRSITLEKNIGMGYVDTEFAKEGTKIYISIRNRQAEAVVENPPFLKK; encoded by the coding sequence ATGCTAAACCGTACACCTTTTTACGATATTCATGAAAAATTAAACGCCAAGCTTATCGATTTCGGTGGATGGGAGATGCCCGTCCAGTATGAAAGCATCAAAAAGGAACATAATGCCGTCAGAAACAAGGTCGGTATGTTTGATGTATCCCATATGGGAGAGTTTTTTGTCTTTGGTCCCGAAGCACTTGACTTCATACAGTATGTGACCATCAATGACGCCTCAAAGCTAAAGCCCGGCAAAGCACAGTACTCAGCCATGTGTTATAACGACGGGGGTATCGTGGACGACCTGATTGTGTACATGCTTGACTATAACCGTTATATGCTGGTAGTGAATGCATCCAATATTGAAAAGGATTTTGATTGGTTGACCAATCACAAGCATTACGATATGAAGCTTGAAGACCGTTCTGCAGCCATGTGTCTGTTGGCTGTTCAGGGACCTGATTCGGAAAAAGTATTGCAGAAACTTACGGATGTAAATCTGAGTGAAATAGGATTCTACAATTTTGAGATCGGTGATTTTGCAGGCTTTGAAAGAGTGATTCTCTCTGCTACCGGGTACACCGGTGAAAAAGGCTTCGAAATATATTTTGATCGTGAAGATTCCAACCCTGCTAAAATCTGGGAGTCAATCATGGAGGCAGGAGAGGAGTTTGATATTGAACCCTGCGGATTGGGTGCCCGTGATACGCTACGCCTGGAAATGGGCTATGCTCTTTATGGCAATGATATCACCAAAGACACAAATCCGTTGGAAGCACGTCTGGGTTGGCTTACGAAACTCGACAAAGGAGATTTTATTGGCAGGGAAGCCATTCAAAAAGCAAAAGAGGAAGGCGTTAAAAAGAAACTGATTGGTTTCAGTACTGAAGAAGATCGCTCCATTCCGCGTGCCGGCTATACTATTGTGGATGAAAACGGTGAAGCTATCGGAGAGGTGACCAGCGGATCACGTTCAATTACACTGGAAAAAAATATCGGGATGGGATATGTAGATACCGAGTTCGCCAAAGAGGGAACAAAAATATATATCAGCATTAGAAACAGGCAGGCCGAAGCGGTAGTGGAAAATCCGCCATTTCTAAAGAAATAA